In Acidobacteriota bacterium, the following proteins share a genomic window:
- a CDS encoding thrombospondin type 3 repeat-containing protein yields the protein MFALIEDGPMIMGGSFTRAGPERTDNIAGWAEGQWDSGTFQGGLSGPVHTLTVVIGARIVGGEFTHNLARHIDCPLDPNADFDGDGICGDVDNCPRDYNPGQENGPDGDDIPDACDTCPALDDPLQVDTDGDGAGDGCDCAPANPFVIATPGEVTGLLMAADGSTLTWSDSVAAAAGRDTVYDLLRGRVDELPLGSGPSEQCLAQALDAPSAQDTTPPPAGVVFWYVVRAANTCGQGTWGTESSGAARTSSTCP from the coding sequence GTGTTCGCGCTGATCGAGGACGGCCCGATGATCATGGGCGGGTCGTTCACCCGGGCGGGGCCGGAGCGGACCGACAACATTGCGGGCTGGGCGGAAGGGCAGTGGGATTCCGGGACGTTCCAGGGTGGCCTCTCCGGCCCGGTCCACACGTTGACCGTGGTCATCGGAGCCCGCATCGTGGGCGGTGAGTTCACCCACAACCTCGCGCGTCATATCGACTGCCCGCTGGATCCCAACGCCGATTTCGACGGCGACGGCATCTGCGGCGACGTCGACAACTGTCCGCGCGACTACAACCCGGGGCAGGAGAATGGTCCCGACGGGGACGACATCCCGGATGCCTGCGACACCTGCCCGGCCCTCGACGATCCGCTGCAGGTCGACACGGATGGGGACGGCGCGGGCGACGGCTGTGACTGCGCCCCTGCGAACCCGTTCGTGATAGCCACACCCGGGGAGGTGACCGGCCTGCTCATGGCCGCTGATGGCAGCACGCTGACCTGGTCGGATAGCGTCGCCGCCGCGGCCGGCCGGGACACTGTCTACGACCTGCTGCGCGGCCGGGTGGACGAGTTGCCCCTCGGCTCGGGCCCTTCCGAGCAATGCCTCGCCCAGGCGCTGGACGCGCCCTCCGCGCAGGACACCACGCCGCCGCCGGCCGGCGTCGTCTTCTGGTACGTCGTCCGCGCTGCCAACACCTGCGGCCAGGGAACCTGGGGCACCGAATCCTCCGGCGCCGCGCGCACCAGCTCGACCTGCCCGTAG
- a CDS encoding thrombospondin type 3 repeat-containing protein: MIDLASDSDAVRIDGEELMDATGGAIASCDVNGDGIQDLVIGNHLGDGPDNSRGDCGEADLVLGRRSRWHGPLQITTSRTLHIMGQRTSDTLGWGVTCGDINADGYDDIVLCAPYADRQVGNNWIEGQAHVIFGSPSLAGEIDLLTDPGLVIYGGFYHGALCYNPIIADLNGDGTQDLVLDDINSLDYAETGKAGRVYVLFGRTTWPAEMNMKWGDADVTITSKPGDGFGANLTAGDLDQDGIDDLVISARLGDGPTDQRENCGDIHVFRGRSVWPSLIDLAVEWPDLFIYGVDPGDQSGASRGLDVGDIDSDGTTELEIGARLAWGRDNTGKYAGEFLSLELGETWPDPAVVDLATTHDLRIYGADSGDQFALTCRVGDLNGDGNPDLVNGAREADGPAESRDRAGELTAFLGPITFPADLGIDTRDHDLEIIGAMSLDKLQLSAVADLNGDGADEVVAASSVGSPDDVLPSVWLISPYDLDGDGITQLPDNCPLVANADQADSDGNNVGDACQGDWDGDGQDDETDCAPGNAAGGVPPEVTGLHADGDSVTTITWQSASFADEYDLHRGNFSQLSDSDYGSCQNDRDPDLTDTTFEEEQSPPAGNGFFFLVAGRNLACAVAGTLGATTSGEERTNSNPNHCP; this comes from the coding sequence ATGATTGACCTTGCAAGTGATTCCGACGCTGTACGCATTGACGGCGAAGAACTCATGGATGCAACAGGTGGAGCAATAGCGTCGTGCGATGTCAACGGAGATGGGATCCAAGATCTTGTCATCGGTAACCATCTGGGAGACGGCCCGGACAACAGCCGGGGGGATTGCGGCGAGGCCGACCTGGTTCTCGGACGCCGGTCACGATGGCATGGCCCGCTCCAGATCACCACGTCGCGGACTCTCCACATCATGGGACAGAGAACATCCGACACACTGGGATGGGGCGTCACCTGTGGTGACATCAATGCTGACGGTTACGACGACATCGTACTCTGTGCGCCGTATGCGGATCGGCAGGTGGGCAACAACTGGATCGAAGGGCAGGCCCACGTGATCTTCGGCAGTCCTTCGCTGGCCGGGGAGATCGATCTGCTTACGGACCCTGGACTTGTGATCTACGGCGGCTTCTACCATGGAGCGCTCTGCTACAACCCGATCATCGCCGATCTGAACGGCGATGGCACCCAAGACCTCGTTCTCGACGATATCAACTCCCTTGACTATGCGGAGACGGGCAAAGCTGGCAGAGTCTACGTTCTCTTCGGCCGAACAACCTGGCCGGCCGAGATGAACATGAAATGGGGCGATGCCGATGTCACTATCACGAGCAAGCCCGGAGACGGTTTCGGAGCCAATCTGACCGCGGGGGATCTCGATCAGGACGGCATCGACGATCTGGTCATCTCCGCCCGGCTCGGTGATGGCCCGACGGACCAGCGAGAGAACTGCGGTGATATCCATGTCTTCCGCGGGAGGTCGGTCTGGCCGTCGCTGATCGACCTCGCGGTGGAATGGCCGGACCTGTTCATCTACGGGGTGGATCCAGGTGATCAGAGCGGCGCGAGCCGAGGGCTCGATGTCGGGGACATCGATTCCGACGGGACCACCGAGCTGGAGATCGGTGCGCGCCTGGCGTGGGGCCGCGACAACACCGGCAAGTACGCGGGGGAGTTCCTTTCTCTGGAACTCGGGGAGACCTGGCCCGATCCCGCGGTGGTGGATCTCGCAACAACCCACGATCTGAGAATCTATGGAGCAGACTCAGGAGACCAGTTTGCACTGACGTGCCGAGTAGGGGACCTGAACGGTGATGGGAACCCCGACCTCGTCAATGGGGCGCGAGAAGCCGACGGCCCGGCAGAGTCGAGAGATCGGGCAGGAGAACTGACTGCCTTTCTCGGGCCCATTACCTTCCCGGCGGACCTCGGCATAGACACTCGTGACCACGATCTGGAAATCATCGGCGCTATGAGCCTTGACAAGCTCCAGTTGAGCGCCGTTGCCGATCTCAACGGTGATGGCGCGGATGAGGTTGTGGCGGCGTCTTCTGTTGGAAGTCCAGATGATGTTCTCCCCTCAGTCTGGTTGATCAGCCCCTACGATCTCGACGGGGATGGCATCACTCAGCTTCCCGACAACTGCCCTCTCGTAGCCAATGCGGACCAGGCGGACAGCGACGGCAACAACGTGGGAGACGCCTGTCAGGGGGACTGGGACGGGGACGGCCAAGACGACGAGACGGACTGCGCACCGGGCAACGCGGCGGGAGGTGTGCCGCCGGAGGTCACCGGGTTGCACGCGGACGGGGATTCCGTGACGACCATCACCTGGCAGAGTGCGAGCTTTGCGGACGAGTACGATCTCCACCGCGGCAACTTCTCTCAGTTGAGCGATTCGGACTACGGCAGTTGCCAGAACGACCGCGACCCGGACCTGACCGACACCACCTTCGAGGAGGAGCAGAGCCCCCCGGCCGGGAACGGCTTCTTCTTCCTCGTAGCGGGCCGCAACCTCGCCTGCGCCGTCGCTGGGACGCTGGGCGCGACCACCTCCGGGGAGGAGAGGACGAACTCGAACCCGAACCACTGTCCCTGA